A single window of Nicotiana sylvestris chromosome 5, ASM39365v2, whole genome shotgun sequence DNA harbors:
- the LOC104244054 gene encoding uncharacterized protein At2g39795, mitochondrial, with translation MAVTNIIRRTASQVVPLAVRVIGRTQSYHHRSSALFSTIANRGAASRNFFRSSLPSTLHCYSTKRPSSDESLLKIIQSEILCAEESDEHDEVEEAPEGFPFKIEDHPGQQTVTLTREYQGESIDVEVHMPDLVTGDEVENDNDDNDRERANQSQIPLVVRVSKKNGPSLEFGCTAFADEIAIETLSIKDPNASEDQIAYEGPDFSDLDENLQKAFHKYLEIRGIKPSATNFLHEYMINKDGREYMMWLKNLKKFIEA, from the exons ATGGCTGTCACTAACATAATTAGACGAACAGCTTCTCAAGTTGTACCTTTAGCTGTTCGAGTCATCGGTAGAACTCAGAGCTACCACCATCGATCCTCTGCTCTGTTCTCCACCATAGCTAACCGTGGCGCTGCGTCTAGAAACTTCTTCCGAAGCTCATTACCCTCTACCCTTCATTGCTATTCGACCAAGCGGCCCAGTTCTGATGAGTCACTCCTTAAAATCATTCAGTCCGAAATCTTATGTGCCGAGGAATCTGACGAACATGACGAG GTTGAGGAGGCTCCTGAGGGTTTTCCCTTCAAGATTGAAGACCATCCGGGACAACAGACTGTAACATTGACAAGAGAGTATCAAGGTGAATCTATTGATGTCGAAGTTCACATGCCTGACCTTGTCACGGGTGATGAAGTTGAGAATGACAACGATGACAATGATAGAGAAAGGGCCAATCAGTCTCAAATTCCTCTTGTTGTTAGGGTGTCTAAGAAGAATGGACCTTCTTTGGAGTTTGGTTGCACAGCTTTTGCTGATGAGATTGCTATCGAAACTTTGTCAATCAAAGATCCTAATGCTTCTGAGGATCAGATTGCTTATGAAGGACCTGATTTCTC GGATTTGGATGAAAACCTCCAAAAGGCTTTCCACAAGTATCTGGAGATTAGGGGGATCAAACCCAGCGCAACTAACTTCTTGCACGAGTACATGATCAACAAGGACGGCAGGGAATACATGATGTGGCTTAAGAATCTGAAGAAATTCATTGAGGCATAG